In one window of Escherichia coli DSM 30083 = JCM 1649 = ATCC 11775 DNA:
- the tdh gene encoding L-threonine 3-dehydrogenase has product MKALSKLKAEEGIWMTDVPVPELGHNDLLIKIRKTAICGTDVHIYNWDEWSQKTIPVPMVVGHEYVGEVVGIGQEVKGFKIGDRVSGEGHITCGHCRNCRGGRTHLCRNTIGVGVNRPGCFAEYLVIPAFNAFKIPDNISDDLASIFDPFGNAVHTALSFDLVGEDVLVSGAGPIGIMAAAVAKHVGARNVVITDVNEYRLELARKMGITRAVNVAKENLNDVMTELGMTEGFDVGLEMSGAPPAFRTMLDTMNHGGRIAMLGIPPSDMSIDWTKVIFKGLFIKGIYGREMFETWYKMAALIQSGLDLSPIITHRFSIDDFQKGFDAMRSGQSGKVILSWD; this is encoded by the coding sequence ATGAAAGCGTTATCCAAACTGAAAGCGGAAGAGGGCATCTGGATGACCGACGTTCCTGTACCGGAACTCGGGCATAACGATCTGCTGATTAAAATCCGTAAAACAGCCATCTGCGGGACTGACGTTCACATCTATAACTGGGATGAGTGGTCGCAAAAAACCATCCCGGTGCCGATGGTCGTGGGCCATGAATATGTCGGTGAAGTGGTAGGTATTGGTCAGGAAGTGAAAGGCTTCAAGATTGGCGATCGCGTTTCTGGCGAAGGCCATATCACCTGCGGTCACTGTCGCAACTGTCGTGGCGGTCGTACCCATCTGTGCCGCAACACGATCGGCGTCGGTGTTAACCGTCCGGGCTGCTTCGCCGAGTATCTGGTGATTCCGGCGTTCAACGCCTTCAAAATCCCGGACAATATCTCCGACGACCTGGCTTCCATTTTTGATCCCTTCGGTAACGCTGTGCATACCGCGCTGTCGTTCGATCTGGTTGGCGAGGATGTGCTGGTCTCTGGTGCAGGTCCGATAGGTATTATGGCTGCGGCGGTGGCGAAACACGTTGGTGCACGCAATGTGGTGATCACTGATGTTAACGAATACCGCCTTGAGCTGGCACGCAAAATGGGTATCACCCGTGCGGTTAACGTCGCTAAAGAAAACCTTAATGATGTGATGACAGAACTGGGCATGACCGAAGGCTTTGATGTCGGTCTGGAAATGTCCGGTGCGCCGCCAGCGTTTCGTACCATGCTCGACACCATGAACCACGGCGGTCGTATTGCGATGCTGGGTATTCCACCGTCCGATATGTCTATCGACTGGACCAAAGTAATCTTTAAAGGCTTGTTCATTAAAGGTATTTACGGTCGTGAGATGTTTGAAACCTGGTACAAGATGGCGGCGCTGATTCAGTCTGGCCTCGATCTCTCGCCGATCATTACCCATCGTTTCTCTATCGATGATTTCCAGAAGGGCTTTGACGCTATGCGTTCGGGCCAGTCCGGGAAAGTTATTCTGAGCTGGGATTAA
- the kbl gene encoding glycine C-acetyltransferase, with protein sequence MRGEFYQQLTNDLETARAEGLFKEERIITSAQQADITVADGSHVINFCANNYLGLANHPDLIAAAKAGMDSHGFGMASVRFICGTQDSHKELEQKLAAFLGMEDAILYSSCFDANGGLFETLLSAEDAIISDALNHASIIDGVRLCKAKRYRYANNDMQELEARLKEAREAGARHVLIATDGVFSMDGVIANLKGVCDLADKYDALVMVDDSHAVGFVGENGRGSHEYCDVMGRVDIITGTLGKALGGASGGYTAGRKEVVEWLRQRSRPYLFSNSLAPAIVAASIKVLEMVEAGSELRDRLWANARQFREQMSAAGFTLAGADHAIIPVMLGDAVVAQKFARELQKEGIYVTGFFYPVVPKGQARIRTQMSAAHTPEQITRAVEAFTRIGKQLGVIA encoded by the coding sequence ATGCGTGGAGAATTTTATCAGCAGTTAACCAACGATCTGGAAACCGCACGGGCGGAAGGGTTGTTTAAAGAAGAGCGCATTATTACGTCTGCGCAGCAAGCAGATATCACTGTGGCTGATGGAAGCCACGTCATTAACTTTTGTGCCAACAACTATCTCGGACTGGCGAATCATCCGGATCTGATTGCGGCGGCAAAGGCGGGAATGGATTCTCACGGTTTCGGCATGGCTTCGGTGCGTTTTATTTGCGGCACTCAGGACAGCCATAAAGAGCTTGAACAAAAACTGGCGGCCTTCCTGGGGATGGAAGATGCGATTCTCTACTCTTCCTGCTTTGATGCTAACGGCGGCCTGTTTGAAACGCTGCTGAGCGCGGAGGACGCCATTATCTCCGACGCACTGAACCACGCGTCTATTATTGATGGTGTGCGTCTGTGTAAAGCCAAACGCTATCGTTATGCCAACAACGATATGCAGGAGCTGGAAGCACGTCTGAAAGAAGCGCGTGAAGCCGGTGCGCGTCATGTGCTGATTGCCACCGATGGTGTGTTCTCGATGGACGGCGTGATTGCCAACCTGAAGGGCGTTTGCGATCTGGCAGATAAATACGATGCCCTGGTGATGGTAGACGACTCCCACGCGGTCGGTTTTGTCGGTGAAAATGGTCGTGGTTCCCATGAATACTGCGATGTGATGGGGCGTGTAGACATCATTACCGGTACGTTGGGTAAAGCGTTGGGCGGGGCTTCTGGTGGTTATACCGCGGGGCGCAAAGAAGTGGTTGAGTGGCTGCGCCAGCGTTCTCGTCCGTACCTGTTCTCCAACTCGCTGGCACCAGCGATTGTCGCCGCATCCATCAAAGTACTGGAGATGGTCGAAGCGGGTAGCGAGCTGCGTGACCGTCTGTGGGCGAACGCGCGTCAGTTCCGTGAGCAAATGTCGGCGGCGGGCTTTACCCTGGCGGGAGCCGATCACGCCATTATTCCCGTCATGCTTGGCGATGCGGTAGTGGCGCAGAAATTTGCCCGTGAGCTGCAAAAAGAGGGCATTTACGTCACCGGTTTCTTCTATCCGGTCGTTCCTAAAGGTCAGGCGCGTATTCGTACCCAGATGTCTGCGGCGCATACCCCTGAGCAAATTACGCGTGCAGTAGAAGCATTCACGCGTATTGGTAAACAACTGGGCGTTATCGCCTGA
- the waaH gene encoding UDP-glucuronate:LPS(HepIII) glycosyltransferase, with translation MMNSTNKLSVIIPLYNAGDDFRTCMESLITQTWTALEIIIINDGSTDNSVEIAKHYAENYPHVRLLHQANSGASVARNRGIEVATGKYVAFVDADDEVYPTMYETLMTMALEDDLDVAQCNADWCFRETGETWQSIPTDRLRSTGVLTGPDWLRMGLSSRRWTHVVWMGVYRRDVIVKNNIKFIAGLHHQDIVWTTEFMFNALRARYTEQSLYKYYLHNTSVSRLHRQGNKNLNYQRHYIKITRLLEKLNRNYADKITIYPEFHQQITYEALRVCHAVRKEPDIITRQRMIAEIFTSGMYKRLITNVRSVKVGYQALLWSFRLWQWRDKTRSHHRITRSAFNLR, from the coding sequence ATGATGAACAGCACCAATAAACTTAGTGTTATTATTCCGTTATATAATGCGGGCGATGATTTCCGCACTTGTATGGAATCTTTAATTACGCAAACATGGACTGCTCTGGAAATCATTATTATTAACGATGGTTCAACGGATAATTCTGTTGAAATAGCAAAGCATTACGCAGAAAACTATCCGCACGTTCGTTTGTTGCATCAGGCGAATTCTGGCGCATCGGTGGCGCGTAATCGTGGGATTGAAGTGGCAACGGGAAAATATGTCGCTTTTGTCGATGCTGACGATGAGGTCTATCCCACCATGTACGAAACGCTGATGACCATGGCGTTAGAGGACGACCTCGACGTGGCGCAGTGCAACGCTGATTGGTGTTTTCGTGAAACGGGTGAAACCTGGCAATCCATCCCTACCGATCGCCTTCGCTCAACCGGTGTATTAACTGGTCCGGACTGGCTGCGGATGGGACTTTCTTCCCGCCGTTGGACACACGTGGTCTGGATGGGGGTTTATCGCCGCGATGTTATTGTTAAAAATAACATTAAATTTATTGCCGGATTACATCATCAGGATATTGTCTGGACAACAGAATTTATGTTTAACGCGCTGCGTGCGCGATATACCGAGCAATCATTATATAAATATTATCTGCATAATACGTCAGTGAGTCGGTTGCATAGACAAGGGAATAAAAACCTTAATTATCAACGTCACTATATTAAGATTACCCGCCTGCTGGAGAAATTAAATCGAAATTATGCCGACAAAATTACGATTTATCCGGAATTTCATCAGCAAATAACTTACGAAGCATTGCGTGTTTGCCATGCGGTGCGCAAAGAGCCGGATATTATTACCCGCCAACGGATGATTGCTGAGATATTTACTTCCGGTATGTATAAGCGCCTGATTACCAATGTGCGCAGCGTGAAGGTGGGTTACCAGGCGTTACTGTGGTCTTTCCGCTTATGGCAATGGCGCGACAAAACGCGGTCGCACCATCGCATTACGCGTAGCGCCTTTAATTTGCGCTAG